The Hymenobacter oligotrophus genome segment GTGCTTTACTTCTTCACCCAATACATACCATTGCGAATCGTAAACACGGGCCATGGCGGCCAGTACCTGTTCGCGAATTGGCTCGTGCTGTGCTTGAAATGAGAGAAAAGGAATTGCCATTGAATCCATGTATGAGAGGAAAATGGTGCGGTAGGAGTTAACGCGATTGCCTGAACGCCGCCTAACTGCGGTCATGTGCCCACATGCCAGACTGTGCAAGCAGTACGTGAGTCCGCAAAGATAGCAGTACCGGCAGAAGCAGCATTTTTGGCTTTGGTCTGGCTTTACTGATCAGAGCCACTCAATCACTGCTTTATGACAAAACGCCCCGCGAACCGGGTGTCGCAGGGCGTTATAAATGCTGGTGCTCAATGGCGAAATTCTCAGAGGGCCGTCCGCCAAACCTGCCGAAACTCATCCCGACTTCGGATGTAGTCTTTTTCGTCGTACGGATGCGAGGCAAATGCCAACTGAACAGCACAATCGGAGTATTGCATAGTGTGCCACACGTGTGGCGGCACGTACAATCCTACCGATGGGTCTTCCAACCGAAAAAATTGAATGTCGCCGCGTACGTTTTCGGTGGTGACAATAATGCGACCCGCAGCAGCAACCAGCACCTGCTCGGTGCGGTAATGCGCGTGGCGGCCACGCACAATATATTCAGGTGTTTTGTAGGTCCAGAATGTTCGCTTGACCTCAAACGGAATGTACTGCAGCTGCTCAG includes the following:
- a CDS encoding sugar 3,4-ketoisomerase; the protein is MPEPYLISFPKLGDEAFGYISVAEQLQYIPFEVKRTFWTYKTPEYIVRGRHAHYRTEQVLVAAAGRIIVTTENVRGDIQFFRLEDPSVGLYVPPHVWHTMQYSDCAVQLAFASHPYDEKDYIRSRDEFRQVWRTAL